TCGGCCGGCACCGACTCGCATCGCGTACCGCACACCGGCATCACCCGTTTCGATGAAGGCCTGACCCCGGTACCCGCAGCGGCATTGTCAGTGCCCGATGCCAACCAGTTGGCACGCCTGGCAGCCCTGGGTAGCACCCGCGTGCGGCTGGCGCTGGATTGCGGCTGGGATGGCACGGCCACTTCGTACAACGTGATCGGTGAGATCACCGGGCGTAGCAAGCCGAAGGAAGTGGTGGTGATCGGCGGGCATCTGGATTCGTGGGACCTGGGCACCGGCGCCATTGACGACGGCGCGGGCGTGGCGATCACCATGGCCGCCGGCCATCTGATCGGCCAGCTCAAGCAGGCGCCCAAGCGCACGATTCGCGTGGTGGCCTTCGCCAACGAAGAGCAGGGCCTGTACGGCGGCAAGGCGTATGCGGCTGCGCATGGCAAGGACGCCAAGGACATGGCGCTGCATCAGATTGGCGCTGAAAGCGACTTCGGTGCCGGGCGCATCTACGCCTTCAACACCGGTTCGGCGGCGCCGGAACAATCGCGCGCGGCCACCTAGCAGATTGCCGAAGTGCTGAAGCCGCTGGGCATCGCGTATGAGCCCAGCAAGGGCGGCCCTGGCCCGGATGTGGGGCCGATCTCTGCCAAGGGCGGTGCCTGGGCGTGGCTGGCGCAGGACGGCACCGACTACTTCGATCTGCACCACACCGCAGACGACACGCTGGACAAGATCGATCCGAAGGCGCTCGCGCAGAACGTGGCCGCCTACACCGTGTTCGCGTATCTGGCCGCCGAAGCCGATGGCGATTTCGGCAGCCGCGCAAAGTCTGTGCAGCCGCCGAACGAGTAAGCTGAGGCGCACTGCCAGCGGTGCGCTTCAACTCCAGGACGAGCACACACGATGGCGGCCAAGCGGCAACGCACTGCGACCACGGCAGCAACCCTGCTGGATGTCGCCAAACACGCAGGCGTCTCGCCGATGACGGCCTCGCGCGTCATCAACCGCCACCCGCATGTGGGCGAAGACATGCGGGTGCGGGTGGAGGCCTCCGTGCAGGCCTTGGGCTACCGGCCGAATCTGGCCGGCCGCTCGCTGCGCACCAGTGGATTGCTGCGCATCGGCGTGCTGTACAGCAACCCGAGTGCGGCGTACCTCAATCAATTCATGCTCGGCCTGCTCGAACAGAGCAGTCTCAATGGCAGCCAGGTGCTGGTGGAGAAATGCGGCGCCATCCGCAGCCAGCGCGCTGCCACCGAACGCCTGCTCGCCGCCGGCGTGGATGGCGTGATCCTGCCGCCACCGTTGTGCGATTCACGCCAGACCATTGCCGAACTCGATGCACGCGGCATCCCGGTGGTGGCGGTGGCCAGTGGCGCACCGATGGCGCAGATCAGCTCGGTGCGCATCGACGACTACCAGGCCGCGCGCGCGCTCGTCGATCATCTGATCGCGCTTGGCCATCGCCGCATCGCCTTGATCAAGGGCGACCCCAAACACACACCCAGCGCGCTGCGTGCCAGTGGCTACGCCGACAGCCTGCAAGCGGCGGGGCTGGAGATCGATGAGGCGCTGATCGCCGAGGGGTTGTTCACCTATCACTCGGGCCTGCTCGCCGCGCGCGTATTGCTCGCAGAACCCGCACCGCCCACGGCGATCTTCTGCAGCAACGACGACATGGCAGCAGCCACCGTAGCGGTGGCGCACGGGCTGGGCCTACGCGTGCCCGAGGATGTGTCGGTGGCGGGCTTCGACGACACGCCGGTGGCGACCACCATCTGGCCCGAACTCACCACCGTGCATCAGCCAGTCACCGCCATGGGCCGCGCAGCGGTCTCACTGCTGGCCGAAGCCATTCGCGAACGACGCAAGGGCGCACCAGTGCAAGGCGTGCATCAGGTGATGAAGTACACGCTGGTGAAACGCGGTTCGACGGCGGCGCCGGTGGTGTGATGTGGTGATGGTTGCAAACGTATGGCTGCACGTGCAACGCACAAAAAAAAACCGCATCGCTTCCCGCCGATGCGGCCAAATGGGAGGGTGCCCGGGCTTGCGACCGGGCGAACTGCAGCCACCGGCCTATGCCAGTGATGGGAAGCACAGCAATCCGGCTCAGACGATCAGAGCGAAGTTCGCAATTTCGTACTGACACACGACGCCCATGCAGGCAAAGCGCGAAAACAGCTGCATGACACGATGTGTAGGGCTGCGGGGCTCACTGATGGCGGCCGTCGTGTTCACGACCGCCATCACCGCAGACTGCGTTGCGATCAACTCATTGCACTGAGAAGAGCAAGACGGCTACTTGTTCGGCCGGGCGATCACCAAAGCCGATGGCGCGCTCGCACCTGCCGCGTTGTTGGCCGTCACCACGTACACGGCACCATTGACGACCGCGCGGTCTACATAGGCGGTTGAGATGACGTTGCTGCTCACCGTCGTCAATGCGCCCGTGGTGCCGGCGCGGCGCTGCACCGTGTAGCTAGCTGCGCCGCTCACGGCTGACCAGCTCAGCTTGACAGTGCTATCTCCCACCGTAGCGGTGAGCCCACGGGTTGCAGCCGGTACCTGGCGCGGTGGCAGTGCAACAGATGCGGCGCTGGCGGTCGCGATGTCCGGATAGGCGTTGTTGACCAGCGCAACGAACTGGTTGTGGAACCAGGCGCCGGAAATCGGCGCGCCCGGCATCGCACCACTGAGCACGCCGTCGGCCGTGGTGTAGGTGGGGTCGCACATCCGGTCGAAGCCCTTGCCTTCATTATTCGGAATCAGCGTGCTGGAACCATCCGACTCACCCGGTGGCTTGACCCATGCGTAGGCATCCAGATGCGCACCGGGCGCTGCAGCGGGCGGCATACCGATCCCTGCGTTGCTCTGATTGCACCAATTGCCACGATGGAGCCGGCGATCGATGCGCCCGGAATTCACATAGGTCGTGATGTCGCTGCCGACTGCCGCAGTCGGACGATTCGGCCCGCCCCAGCCATTGCGCCCGGTATCGATGATGAAGCCGATCGTGCCCGGCCAGCCCGCACCGACGAATCCGCTATACAGCGCCTGGGTGAAATCGGTCTCGTCGAAATACGGATTCCATTCGTAGTACTTGGCCGATTTAATCGGCTGGCCATTCACGCTCAACTCGGGGTTGGGCAAATTGGGCTCGTTCAACGGCGTGGTATTGGCGGTGTTGGTCACAAAGCCATCGACGCTGGACAGGCCCGCGGCAGTGCCCTGCACCACGCGCGTGTACAGCGCAATGGTCGGGCCGCGATTGCTATCCCAACCCAGCCAGCCGGAATGGCCGATATCCAGATAATTGTAGGTATTGGGAATTGCGTGCAGCTTGTCGATCGCATACTTGATGCCGGCCTCGTAGATGCCGGTGGAATTGGCCAACGCGCAGCGCATGTCGTTCAAGTTGGTGACAAGGTTGGGCAGGCTATCCGGCTCGATGACATTGACGATGCGGATGTCCTTGTACTTCGGATCGGCAAAGATGCCGGCAATCACGTCGATGTAGTCTTTCTTGTAGCGCTCCAGCGCTGCGGGAGTGAGCGGCAGTTCACCATTGGATGCCAATGCATGGCAGTCGCGCCCGGGCAGATCGTAAATGACGAAGCTGGCGGTGATGGGTGTGTTGGCTTTCTTTTGCGCCAGCGCCGCGTCCAGATGCGCGCGCAAACCGAGGCGCCCGGCGTTCTTTGAGCCGCCGGCAATCGCATCGATGCGATCGAGCCAGACCGCCGTGGGAGTATTTTTGACCACACCCATTTTCGCCTTGAGCGGCACACTTTCACTTTCGCAATCGATGCATCCACCTTCTTTGCGTAATCCGGATTCACATAGCCGGTTGCGCCTACGAAGGGATTATCGACATGCGATTGCGCGGACACCGCCGCGATCAGCAAAGGGTTTGCAACCAGCAATGACAACGCCAGTGTGCGCTTGATGTTGCGACGGATGCCTTGATTGGAACGCATGGTATTCACCTTTTTCCGTGGTTGGTTCTCAGGGATTGCGGATGTTCTTTCAGCACGACCGTGGTGGTATTGGCCTACTCCCATTCCTGTAAAGGCACCCATCGAAGACTCCTTGGAAGGCGATCGGACACGCTCCGCCAGCGCACATCCGCAACGGCGTACGAGGGCAAGACATCAGCAACGCGTACGCAAGGAGGCAGGGCCAGATGGCCTTGATCCAGACGAAAACGCATAACGCTCAGCGTGTATCAGGGGCAGGGTACCGGGCCGATAAGCGCGTTCCGGCACTTGCGTGATGAGTGGATGATCTCCAGGGAGCGAGTGAGCGAGCAGCATTGACTGCTGTGCTTGCGAGCGGCGTGACCAAGCTCGCCATGCGCAAACTACGCCGCAGCTGTGAGCGGCGCAATCGCCAAAGATTGCGTTCGGACACAGATCCGAATACCCGCTACACCCATCGGTGCAGTCCAGGCATTACGACACAAATGGATGTGCCAGCACGCACAAAAAACGGCCACATCGCTTCCCGACGATGCGGCCGAATGGGAGGGTGCCCGACGTTTCCGTCAGGCGTACTGCAGCGCCGCATGAAAACGGCGACGGGAAGAACGCGCAATGATCGCGTGGAGAGTCTCGCTAGAAGAACATGCAGCACGACGCGGATGCGCGCCATGCCGCATGGGGTGCAGCCGGATCAGAAACGCAAACGCAGGCCCGCGTAATAACGACGCTCGAAGATGTTCTGGTCGTAATAGTGGTTGGTCCACTGCGCGTAACGCCGCTCGCTCTCGCCGGTGAGGTTGGTGGCCTGTGCGTACAGCGTCAGGTGGTCGTTGACGTCGTAGCTGAAGGAGGCATCCAGATAACCGACGTCGTCGTTCCAGATCGCCAGCTCATCGCCCCACGCACCGCTATTGACCTGGCTGAAACGCTTGCTGCGCCAGTTGTAGGCCACGCGCGCCTGCAACTTGTCCTTTTGATACCACAGCACCGCATTGGCCTGGTGCTTGGAGTTGTCGCCGATCGGCAGCGTGTTGCCTTCGATATCGGTGTTGTCGGTATCGGCATCGGAGAAGGTGTAGTTGATGTTGGTGCCGAAACCGCTCAGCCAGCCGGGCAGGAAATCGAAGGCCTGTTGATAGCCGATTTCGAAACCCTTGATCTTGCCGCCACCGCCATTGACGATGCTCTCCACCGGGCCGCCAAGCCGCACCACACCGTCGGCATCGGGCTGCGGCTCGATGTTGGTCACCGTGGTGGGGAACGACTTCACGTCGATC
The nucleotide sequence above comes from Xanthomonas campestris pv. campestris str. ATCC 33913. Encoded proteins:
- a CDS encoding LacI family DNA-binding transcriptional regulator, with amino-acid sequence MAAKRQRTATTAATLLDVAKHAGVSPMTASRVINRHPHVGEDMRVRVEASVQALGYRPNLAGRSLRTSGLLRIGVLYSNPSAAYLNQFMLGLLEQSSLNGSQVLVEKCGAIRSQRAATERLLAAGVDGVILPPPLCDSRQTIAELDARGIPVVAVASGAPMAQISSVRIDDYQAARALVDHLIALGHRRIALIKGDPKHTPSALRASGYADSLQAAGLEIDEALIAEGLFTYHSGLLAARVLLAEPAPPTAIFCSNDDMAAATVAVAHGLGLRVPEDVSVAGFDDTPVATTIWPELTTVHQPVTAMGRAAVSLLAEAIRERRKGAPVQGVHQVMKYTLVKRGSTAAPVV